One window of the Pirellulales bacterium genome contains the following:
- the mfd gene encoding transcription-repair coupling factor: protein MTDAATETAAPGRLPNLTGRLEAATGFADVVASLRAGHGATLDGVWGSSCALVAATLAGQAAGPLVVVCAHPGDIDDFLDDLSLFAPLEAARFPAWESMNTEQLIHDEVYGDRLRLLKQLLAAKDAAAAPRVIVTSIQALIQPVPARTKLAGQTRSIRVGDTVEVESLARWLAEQGFHNTSAVELPGEFSTRGGILDIFAPDWYEPVRIEFFGDEVESIRRFEVASQRSLAALDAVDVTILDRTNVDHEHFTAYLPHESWFVLLEPAELEQEGRHYLTRVDRPQDFHAVNEVLKEVYRFPSVTAASIAASSLETTCHLKIESVERFSGDIAKVRNELDAVGAGQEVYVVCQTEAEARRLSDVFAETQLMRAGRLHFPLGHLREGFRLVTDAIALVSGNELFHRADLTRPSRRRLGRVIDSFLELREGDYVVHLSHGIGRYLGLKLLEKEDQAEEHLEIEFHGGTKIYVPTSKIDLVQKYVGGAKSRPTLAHIGGRTWLRQKEAAQRAVIDLASDMLDLQARRASQPGITFPDDSEWQKEFDASFPYTETPDQLTAIAAIKADMRAPRPLDRLICGDVGYGKTELAMRAAFKTVDAGYQVAVLVPTTVLAEQHGRTFRARMAEFPFKIRVLSRFCSPKEEREIIAGLADGSVDIVIGTHRLAQADIRFENLGLLVIDEEQRFGVDVKERLKALRTIVDVLTMTATPIPRTLHMSLLGLRDISNLETPPADRLAIETRVARSNAELIRHAVLRELNRGGQMFFVHNRVHDIENLATRLRQIVPEARIGIGHGQMAEGELEEVMLDFVDHKFDMLLATTIIESGLDIPNANTMFIDQADQYGLADLHQLRGRVGRYKHRAYCYLLLDPNKSLSPNAAKRLHAIEEFSDMGAGFAIAMRDLEIRGAGNILGTEQSGHISAVGYELYCELLEQAVRQLKKMPARKIVDVHVDLPGEAYIPRRYVPDMRFKIDLYRRLGRIGTPEELADLTSELADRFGPIPDQMQRLLSLVEVRILAQRWSLESIHMEEGFIVLRYRNANLIAQLAKRPKSRLRVVDGRSAYLPIRKDLTNPDSIHAVIKSLLRAE from the coding sequence ATGACAGACGCAGCGACGGAGACTGCCGCGCCCGGCCGGCTGCCGAACCTGACCGGGCGCCTGGAGGCGGCAACTGGCTTTGCCGACGTGGTGGCCAGCCTGAGGGCTGGCCATGGGGCCACGCTCGACGGAGTCTGGGGGTCGAGCTGCGCGCTGGTCGCGGCCACGCTGGCCGGGCAGGCCGCGGGGCCGCTGGTCGTGGTGTGTGCTCACCCCGGCGACATCGACGATTTTCTCGACGATCTGTCGCTCTTCGCACCGCTCGAAGCCGCGCGATTCCCCGCCTGGGAGTCGATGAACACCGAGCAGTTGATCCACGACGAGGTGTACGGCGACCGGCTGCGTTTGCTCAAGCAATTGCTCGCCGCCAAGGATGCCGCCGCGGCGCCGCGGGTGATCGTCACCAGCATTCAAGCGCTGATCCAGCCGGTTCCTGCGCGCACGAAACTGGCCGGACAGACGCGCAGCATCCGCGTCGGCGATACGGTCGAAGTCGAATCGCTTGCCCGCTGGCTGGCGGAGCAGGGGTTTCACAACACGAGTGCCGTCGAGCTGCCGGGCGAGTTCTCGACGCGTGGCGGCATTCTCGACATCTTCGCGCCCGACTGGTACGAACCGGTGCGGATCGAATTCTTCGGCGACGAAGTGGAATCGATCCGCCGCTTCGAAGTAGCCAGCCAGCGCAGCCTGGCGGCGCTCGATGCCGTGGACGTGACGATTCTCGATCGCACGAACGTCGATCACGAACATTTCACCGCTTATTTACCGCACGAGAGCTGGTTCGTGCTTCTGGAGCCGGCCGAACTGGAGCAAGAGGGACGACATTACTTGACGCGCGTCGATCGCCCGCAGGATTTTCACGCCGTCAACGAAGTGCTGAAGGAGGTGTACCGCTTCCCTTCGGTCACGGCGGCCAGCATTGCCGCTTCTTCGCTGGAAACGACGTGCCATTTAAAGATCGAATCGGTCGAACGCTTCAGCGGCGACATCGCCAAGGTGCGTAACGAGCTGGATGCGGTCGGCGCCGGGCAGGAAGTGTACGTCGTCTGCCAGACCGAGGCCGAGGCGCGCCGTTTGTCGGATGTCTTTGCCGAGACGCAACTGATGCGCGCCGGGCGATTGCACTTTCCGCTGGGTCACCTGCGCGAAGGATTTCGGCTGGTCACGGACGCGATCGCGCTGGTGAGCGGCAACGAGCTGTTCCATCGCGCCGACCTGACACGCCCCAGCCGGCGCCGCCTGGGGCGGGTGATCGACAGCTTTCTCGAACTGCGCGAGGGAGATTACGTCGTTCACCTGTCGCACGGCATCGGCCGGTACTTGGGGCTGAAGCTCCTGGAGAAGGAGGATCAGGCCGAAGAGCACCTGGAAATCGAATTTCATGGCGGCACGAAGATCTACGTCCCCACGTCGAAAATCGACCTCGTGCAAAAGTACGTGGGCGGTGCGAAAAGCCGGCCGACCTTGGCCCATATTGGTGGGCGCACCTGGCTGCGGCAGAAAGAGGCGGCCCAGCGCGCCGTGATCGACCTGGCCAGCGACATGCTCGACCTGCAGGCGCGCCGCGCGTCGCAGCCGGGCATCACGTTTCCCGACGATTCGGAATGGCAAAAGGAGTTCGACGCCTCGTTCCCTTACACCGAAACGCCCGACCAGCTCACGGCCATTGCCGCGATCAAGGCCGACATGCGCGCGCCGCGGCCGCTGGATCGTTTGATCTGCGGCGACGTCGGCTACGGCAAGACCGAGCTGGCCATGCGGGCGGCGTTCAAAACCGTGGATGCCGGTTACCAGGTGGCCGTGCTGGTGCCGACTACGGTATTGGCCGAACAGCATGGCCGCACTTTTCGCGCGCGGATGGCCGAGTTTCCATTCAAGATCCGCGTGCTCAGCCGGTTTTGCTCGCCCAAGGAAGAACGTGAAATCATCGCGGGCCTGGCCGACGGTTCGGTGGATATCGTGATCGGCACGCACCGCCTGGCGCAAGCGGACATTCGCTTTGAAAATCTGGGCCTGCTCGTCATCGACGAAGAACAGCGCTTCGGCGTCGACGTCAAGGAGCGACTCAAGGCGCTGCGCACGATCGTCGACGTGTTGACGATGACGGCCACGCCGATCCCGCGCACGTTGCACATGTCACTGCTGGGGCTGCGCGATATCTCGAACCTGGAAACGCCGCCGGCCGATCGGCTGGCGATCGAGACCCGCGTGGCCCGCTCGAACGCCGAGTTGATTCGCCATGCGGTGCTGCGCGAGCTGAACCGCGGCGGACAGATGTTCTTCGTTCACAACCGGGTACACGACATCGAGAACCTGGCAACGCGCCTGCGGCAGATTGTGCCCGAGGCCCGCATCGGCATCGGCCACGGCCAGATGGCCGAGGGTGAACTGGAAGAGGTGATGCTCGATTTCGTCGATCACAAGTTCGACATGCTGCTGGCGACGACGATCATCGAAAGCGGCCTCGACATACCGAATGCCAACACGATGTTCATCGACCAGGCCGACCAGTATGGCCTCGCCGACTTGCACCAGTTGCGCGGCCGCGTCGGCCGGTACAAGCATCGGGCTTATTGCTACCTGCTTTTGGACCCGAACAAGTCGCTTTCGCCCAACGCCGCCAAGCGGCTGCACGCGATCGAGGAGTTTTCGGACATGGGGGCCGGCTTTGCCATCGCCATGCGCGATCTCGAAATCCGCGGCGCTGGCAACATCCTCGGCACCGAGCAGAGCGGGCACATTTCGGCCGTCGGCTATGAATTGTATTGCGAGCTTTTGGAGCAGGCGGTGCGACAACTGAAGAAAATGCCCGCCCGAAAAATCGTCGACGTACACGTGGACCTGCCGGGCGAAGCCTACATTCCGCGCCGTTATGTGCCCGACATGCGCTTCAAGATCGACCTGTATCGCCGGTTGGGGCGGATCGGCACGCCGGAAGAGCTGGCCGATCTGACGTCTGAGCTGGCGGATCGCTTCGGCCCGATTCCTGACCAGATGCAGCGCTTGCTATCACTGGTCGAGGTGCGGATTCTGGCCCAGCGGTGGTCGCTCGAATCGATTCATATGGAGGAGGGGTTCATCGTGTTGCGTTACCGCAATGCGAACCTGATCGCACAGCTAGCAAAGCGACCGAAATCCCGGCTGCGCGTCGTGGACGGCCGCAGCGCGTATCTGCCGATACGTAAGGATCTTACCAACCCCGATTCGATTCATGCGGTCATTAAATCGCTGTTGCGGGCGGAGTAA
- a CDS encoding NYN domain-containing protein, with protein MSLIIDGYNLMHAAGIVGRGAGPGFLERSRLAVLNFVVESLEPRVLATTTVVFDARQAPPGLPRELVHRGVKVHFASGYDSADELIEELIGRNSSPRRLTVVSSDHRLHRAARRRKAQAIDSDRWYEQTLAERSKRQRAAKTKTPKPPTPLATSEVEYWLAQFGDEPKAQPRPPRGADGNDSSAEKSLDPSIEIFPQEYLDSIDENDLGK; from the coding sequence ATGTCACTGATCATCGACGGCTATAACTTGATGCACGCCGCCGGGATTGTGGGTCGCGGCGCGGGGCCGGGCTTCCTAGAGCGGTCGCGCCTGGCCGTCTTGAACTTCGTCGTCGAATCCCTCGAGCCGCGCGTGCTGGCGACCACGACCGTCGTGTTCGACGCCCGGCAAGCGCCCCCCGGCCTGCCGCGAGAGTTAGTCCATCGCGGCGTCAAAGTCCATTTTGCGTCGGGCTACGACAGCGCCGACGAATTGATCGAAGAGTTGATCGGTCGCAACTCGTCCCCGCGCCGACTAACCGTCGTATCGAGCGATCACCGTTTGCACCGCGCGGCCCGCCGCCGCAAGGCCCAGGCCATCGACAGCGATCGCTGGTACGAGCAGACACTGGCCGAGCGCAGCAAGCGCCAGCGCGCGGCAAAAACAAAGACGCCAAAACCGCCCACGCCACTGGCCACGAGCGAGGTGGAATACTGGCTGGCCCAATTCGGCGACGAGCCCAAAGCGCAACCCCGGCCGCCGCGCGGTGCGGACGGTAACGATTCTTCGGCCGAGAAAAGCCTCGATCCGTCGATCGAAATCTTTCCGCAGGAATATCTCGATTCGATCGACGAGAATGATCTCGGGAAATAG
- a CDS encoding DUF2314 domain-containing protein: MISGNRAFGPLPSRSKRRTIEDGSFVTHCLQPSVASMPFAARIILACVFVVVLIAATIRLYRRRKKQVSKIVSLVALLREPMTFDPAVLAHLASKVWNADLGDGTREGEDGHVMSTDIVTVIRHGNQMYLLNCFPRPYVDDVEAASQDLLDLRIRELFVEHQAWISIDALGVDDKKSENQISYWYRQIGGLLAELLDDNCLLIFVPESGLAYAINDETEKALRSDNPRQALRDTMLAPMFSIPADDPEMQQAVVTARETWPQFVAAFEARSGENHSVKAPISYADNTEFIWLEVTAIEGDLIFGTLGNDPANLGPLKVGAKVSVPLSELNDWCYIDTQGEMQGGFTVAVFREVMRRRQKS, encoded by the coding sequence ATGATCTCGGGAAATAGGGCTTTTGGGCCATTGCCGTCGCGTTCGAAACGTCGGACTATTGAAGACGGCAGTTTCGTCACACATTGTTTACAACCATCGGTTGCTAGCATGCCCTTCGCCGCGCGGATCATTCTCGCCTGTGTGTTCGTTGTCGTTCTGATTGCGGCTACCATCCGTTTGTACCGGCGGCGGAAAAAGCAAGTCTCAAAGATTGTTTCATTAGTCGCGCTATTGCGCGAACCCATGACCTTTGATCCGGCGGTCCTCGCACATCTTGCGAGCAAGGTTTGGAACGCAGACCTGGGCGACGGCACGCGCGAAGGCGAGGATGGACACGTGATGAGCACGGACATCGTGACCGTGATCCGGCACGGTAATCAGATGTACCTGCTCAATTGCTTCCCGCGCCCTTACGTCGACGACGTCGAGGCGGCATCGCAAGATCTCTTGGATCTGCGCATCCGCGAGTTGTTCGTAGAACATCAAGCATGGATATCGATCGACGCGCTGGGCGTGGATGACAAGAAGAGCGAAAACCAGATTTCCTACTGGTACCGGCAAATCGGGGGGCTATTGGCGGAACTGCTCGACGACAATTGCCTGCTGATTTTCGTGCCTGAATCGGGCCTCGCCTACGCAATCAATGACGAGACGGAGAAAGCCTTGAGGTCGGACAATCCGCGACAGGCATTGAGAGACACGATGTTGGCGCCGATGTTTTCGATCCCTGCCGACGATCCCGAAATGCAACAGGCAGTCGTGACCGCTCGGGAAACCTGGCCGCAGTTTGTCGCCGCTTTCGAAGCGAGATCGGGAGAGAATCATTCGGTCAAAGCCCCCATTAGTTACGCGGACAATACCGAGTTTATCTGGCTCGAAGTAACGGCCATCGAAGGCGATCTGATTTTCGGCACGCTCGGAAATGACCCGGCAAATCTTGGCCCTCTCAAGGTCGGGGCGAAAGTGAGTGTTCCACTGTCTGAACTCAATGACTGGTGCTACATCGACACCCAGGGGGAAATGCAAGGCGGATTTACGGTTGCGGTCTTCCGGGAAGTAATGCGCCGGCGGCAGAAATCATGA
- a CDS encoding amidohydrolase family protein: MRSTSWIVPFCYLLLTATFSRAAEAPTAFVGAKIIPIAGDEIPSGTLVIADGKILAVGPSDSVTIPAGAKQVDAKGRVIMPGLVCTHSHIGGIGGADGSGPIQPGVRILDSLNILDSGYKRALAGGLTTLNVMPGSGHLISGQTIYLKLRFGAKKPDKIDDLFILDAAGKPTGGLKMANGTNSMRATPFPGTRGKSAFLVRDQYIKAREYQYKIDQAKGDPEKLPPRDLNLEALVEAMQGKRVVHHHTHRHDDIMTVLRLSQEFGFRVVLHHVSEGYKVADEIAKAKAPCSVILIDSPGGKLEARDMQMSNAGVLERAGVRVAFHTDDWITDSRVFRRMAALGVRAGMSRKAALEALTIAGAEMLDLQDRIGSLAAGKDADFAIFDGDPLSVYSHVLETWVEGQKVFDRTDPQDHLYAVGGYGAAHDQSPYYCCFDHLLKANQQ; encoded by the coding sequence ATGCGATCTACCTCGTGGATTGTTCCGTTCTGCTATTTGCTCCTTACCGCAACCTTCTCCCGCGCCGCCGAAGCGCCTACCGCCTTCGTCGGCGCGAAAATCATTCCGATCGCCGGCGATGAGATTCCCTCCGGCACGCTCGTGATCGCCGACGGCAAGATCCTGGCCGTCGGCCCGAGTGACAGCGTAACCATTCCCGCCGGCGCCAAGCAGGTCGACGCCAAGGGGCGCGTGATCATGCCCGGTCTCGTCTGCACGCACAGCCACATCGGCGGTATCGGCGGCGCCGATGGCAGCGGCCCCATCCAGCCCGGTGTGCGCATCCTCGATTCGCTGAACATTCTCGATTCAGGCTATAAGCGCGCCCTGGCCGGTGGCCTGACGACGCTGAATGTCATGCCCGGCTCGGGCCATCTGATCAGCGGCCAGACGATCTATCTCAAGCTGCGGTTCGGCGCGAAGAAGCCCGACAAGATCGACGACCTGTTCATTCTCGACGCCGCAGGAAAGCCGACCGGCGGGCTGAAGATGGCGAACGGTACCAACTCGATGCGGGCCACGCCATTTCCCGGCACGCGCGGCAAGAGCGCCTTCCTGGTGCGCGATCAATACATCAAAGCCCGCGAATACCAGTACAAAATCGACCAGGCCAAGGGCGATCCCGAGAAGCTGCCGCCGCGAGATCTGAATCTCGAAGCCCTGGTAGAAGCGATGCAAGGCAAACGCGTCGTGCATCATCATACGCACCGCCACGACGACATCATGACCGTCTTGCGGTTGTCGCAAGAGTTCGGCTTTCGCGTCGTGCTGCACCACGTCAGCGAGGGGTACAAAGTGGCCGACGAGATCGCCAAGGCCAAGGCGCCCTGCTCGGTGATCCTGATCGATTCGCCCGGCGGCAAGCTCGAAGCCCGCGATATGCAGATGTCGAATGCCGGCGTCCTGGAGCGGGCCGGCGTGCGGGTCGCCTTCCATACCGACGATTGGATTACCGATTCGCGCGTTTTCCGCCGCATGGCCGCGCTGGGCGTGCGAGCCGGCATGTCGCGCAAAGCCGCGCTCGAAGCCCTGACGATCGCCGGCGCCGAGATGCTCGACCTACAGGACCGCATCGGTTCGCTGGCTGCCGGCAAAGATGCCGATTTCGCGATCTTCGACGGCGATCCCTTGAGCGTTTATTCGCACGTGCTCGAAACCTGGGTCGAAGGGCAGAAAGTCTTTGACCGGACCGACCCGCAGGATCACCTCTACGCCGTCGGCGGCTACGGCGCCGCGCACGACCAGTCGCCGTATTACTGCTGCTTCGATCACCTGCTGAAGGCCAACCAGCAATGA
- a CDS encoding amidohydrolase family protein, with protein MMILERLKTPASLIAAACAIAVSSLATSAPAQVAVRGKTIYTMAGRPIEDGIVVVKDGKIVTIGKASDVKVPDGFRVLEAAVVTPGLIDAHATVGFSGLLNQPGDQDQFEHSAPIQPELRAVDAYNARDELVEWLRGFGITTVHTGHAPGELMSGQTLIVKTVGNTVGDSLLRDAYAVAATLSTIAEKSEGKSPGTRGKMMAMLRSELIKAREYREKVRKAAKPADAKPGEAAKDAKTPEPPARDLRYETLSQVLDGKLRLLITADRVQDIQSALRLGKEFDIKILLDSGAEAYLAIDDIKAAGVPVVVHPSMARATEDKENLSFETAAKLVAAGIPVALQSGYEAYVPKTRVVLFEAALTAANGLSQEQALSTITIDAAKILGIADRVGSLEVGKDGDLALYDGDPLEYTTHCVGTVIGGQVVSDKPR; from the coding sequence ATGATGATTCTTGAACGCTTGAAAACGCCCGCCTCGTTGATCGCGGCAGCTTGCGCCATTGCGGTGTCGAGTCTGGCGACGAGTGCGCCCGCCCAGGTCGCGGTGCGCGGCAAAACGATCTACACCATGGCGGGCCGACCGATCGAGGACGGCATCGTCGTGGTGAAAGATGGCAAGATCGTGACGATCGGTAAAGCGTCGGACGTGAAAGTCCCCGACGGCTTCCGCGTACTCGAAGCAGCCGTCGTCACGCCCGGCCTGATCGATGCCCACGCCACGGTCGGCTTCTCAGGATTGCTCAATCAGCCCGGCGACCAGGATCAGTTCGAGCATTCGGCGCCGATCCAGCCCGAGCTGCGCGCCGTCGACGCCTACAACGCGCGCGACGAGCTGGTCGAATGGCTGCGCGGCTTCGGCATCACCACGGTTCACACCGGCCACGCGCCGGGCGAGCTCATGTCGGGCCAGACTCTGATCGTGAAGACCGTCGGCAATACGGTAGGCGATTCCCTCCTGCGCGATGCCTATGCCGTGGCCGCCACGCTTTCGACGATCGCCGAAAAGAGCGAAGGCAAATCGCCCGGCACGCGCGGCAAGATGATGGCCATGCTTCGCAGCGAGCTGATCAAAGCCAGGGAATATCGCGAGAAGGTGCGCAAGGCCGCCAAGCCGGCCGATGCCAAGCCCGGCGAAGCAGCAAAGGATGCCAAGACGCCCGAGCCACCGGCGCGCGACCTGCGCTATGAAACCCTCTCGCAAGTTCTCGACGGCAAGCTGCGGCTGCTGATCACCGCCGATCGCGTGCAAGACATTCAAAGCGCGCTGCGGCTGGGTAAAGAATTCGACATCAAGATCCTTCTTGATAGCGGGGCCGAAGCTTATTTGGCCATCGACGATATCAAGGCGGCCGGCGTGCCCGTTGTCGTTCATCCTTCGATGGCCCGCGCCACCGAGGATAAGGAGAACCTGAGCTTCGAGACCGCGGCCAAGCTGGTGGCGGCCGGCATCCCGGTCGCTTTGCAGAGCGGTTACGAGGCTTACGTTCCCAAGACGCGCGTGGTGCTTTTTGAAGCCGCACTCACAGCTGCCAACGGGCTGTCTCAGGAACAGGCCCTGTCCACGATCACGATTGACGCGGCCAAAATCCTGGGCATCGCCGATCGCGTCGGCTCGCTCGAAGTCGGCAAAGACGGCGATCTGGCTCTCTACGACGGTGACCCGCTGGAGTACACGACCCACTGCGTGGGCACGGTCATCGGCGGGCAGGTGGTGAGCGACAAGCCGCGGTGA
- a CDS encoding M48 family metallopeptidase has translation MSYASYDDERRELGYGPMGGGGANWKMRLILAAMIALVSIISFYSMTTENPITGEHQRVGMSEDQEIAMGLQAAPQMEQEHGGLSPNPAARATVDRVGERILAALNKSLREQHRENPYPFKFHLLNDPKTVNAFALPGGQVFITTGLYKLLETEGQLAGVLGHEIGHVLSRHGAQQLAKQQLTQGLAGAAGMAGGDRNAAQIAAQVGALVNMKYGRGAETEADKWGVKLAAEAGYDPRAMIGVMQILDKASGDGGPPEFLSTHPKPANRIQYIKTVIQKEFPNGVPAGLEP, from the coding sequence CTACGACGACGAGCGCCGCGAGCTTGGCTACGGACCCATGGGGGGCGGCGGAGCGAACTGGAAGATGCGGCTGATCCTGGCCGCCATGATCGCGCTGGTGTCGATCATCTCGTTCTACAGCATGACGACCGAGAACCCGATCACCGGCGAGCATCAGCGCGTGGGGATGAGCGAAGATCAAGAGATCGCCATGGGCCTGCAAGCCGCGCCGCAGATGGAGCAGGAGCACGGCGGCTTGAGCCCCAACCCCGCCGCGCGGGCGACCGTCGACCGCGTGGGCGAGCGGATTCTGGCAGCCTTGAACAAGTCGCTTCGTGAGCAGCACCGCGAGAATCCGTACCCTTTCAAGTTCCATTTGCTGAACGACCCGAAGACCGTCAACGCGTTTGCCCTACCGGGCGGACAGGTGTTCATCACCACCGGTCTGTACAAGCTGCTGGAAACCGAAGGGCAATTGGCCGGCGTGCTCGGCCACGAGATCGGCCACGTCCTGTCGCGGCACGGCGCGCAGCAACTCGCCAAGCAGCAACTCACGCAAGGACTGGCTGGCGCGGCGGGCATGGCCGGCGGCGATCGGAACGCGGCGCAAATCGCGGCCCAGGTCGGCGCACTGGTGAACATGAAATACGGGCGCGGCGCCGAAACCGAAGCCGACAAGTGGGGTGTCAAGCTCGCCGCCGAGGCGGGCTACGATCCGCGGGCCATGATCGGCGTGATGCAGATTCTGGACAAAGCATCGGGCGACGGCGGGCCACCGGAGTTTCTCAGCACGCACCCCAAGCCGGCCAACCGCATCCAGTACATCAAGACCGTGATCCAGAAGGAATTTCCCAACGGTGTACCGGCCGGGTTGGAGCCGTAG